The genomic DNA TTTAGTTAATCAACAAAGTTTCAGATGAATGATCGACTGATTAACCGGCTAGTTGACCGACAAATGGGTTTGCAAATGTGAATAGTAGTGCAATTACGATACCGATCATTGGGATCGCATCTAGAAGACCCGCGATGATGAACATCTTAACTTGAAGCATTGGGGCCATTTCAGGTTGACGCGCAGCGCCTTCTAGGAATTTACCACCTAGGATAGCGAAGCCAATAGCAGTACCTACTGAACACAGACCAACAATGATCGCTACAGCAACAGCAGAAAAACTCAGAACAGTTTCCATTTAAAAATTCTCCAATATTAATTTTAGAGTTTACGTTTATAAAATTAGTGATCACTATCTTCATGAGCCATCGATAGATATACGATCGTTAGCATCATAAATACAAAGGCTTGAATCAAAATAACCAAAATATGGAAGATAGCCCAAGGTAGAGAACCTACCCATTGTAAGTACCAAGGGAGCATTGCAGCACAAAGAATGAACACAACCTCACCAGCAAACATGTTGCCGAACAAACGCATACCAAGAGAAATCGGCTTCGCGAGTAGCGATACGGTTTCTAGTAACAAGTTGAACGGAATCATAAGTGGATGGTTAAAAGGATGCAGTGCTAATTCTTTAGCAAAGCCACCGATGCCTTTCACTTTGATGCTGTAGTAAATCATCAAAGCAAACACACCAAGTGCCATCGACATAGTAATACTCACGTCTGCTGTAGGAACCACCTTAAGATAAGGAATACCCATTAATTCAGCTGGATATGGTAAGAAATCGATAGGCACAAGGTCCATCAAGTTCATTAAAATAATCCACACGAATATTGTTAATGCCAACGGTGCAATCAACGGGTTGCGTCCATGGAAAGTGTCTTTTACGTTCTCACCAACGAATTCCACTACCATTTCTACAGCACATTGCAATCGGCTTGGTACACCAGTTGTCGCTTTCTTAGCTACCGAGCGAAATACCCAAAGGAATAACACACCGGTTAACACAGAAAAGAACAGGCTATCGATATGTACATTCCAGAAACTGCCCTCAGGTACAACATGTAAATTAGCTAAAGATAGATGTTGTAAGTGATGGGCAATATATTCACCGGAAGTTTTCGACGCTTCACCAGGCGTAGCCATAACTTTTCCTATTTTCTTTTGTTAATAAAAAACACTGGAGCAAACATATTTATAAGTAAGACCAGCAAATAGGTTAGCTTGAGAGGAACAAGTTCCAACTCCATATACACGTAGGCAATGGTAAACAAGACTATAGTTAGGAGTATCTTAAGCGCTTCACCTGTATAGAATGAAAAAGCGACAAACTTTACCGCTCTTGCACCTGCATACATAAACGCAAATAAAGAAAACACAGCATTGGCTATGACAAAAATGCCACCACCTATGAGTGCCGATAGCCCCCAACTAGGATTAACAGAAATGCTTATCCCAATTGCCACTAATGTAACTGCGCTTAACTCAATCATCAGCAAGCGCCTAGCAAGCACTCGCCCTGGTTTAGTTAACGCAATTACCATGTATTCTTCCTCGAAAAACAATTTCCGCTTTTGTAAAAAGCAAAAATTTCGAATTTTGTATCAAAAATCAGATATTACACGCTAATATTCACGAAAAATACCAAAAAGTAAATCTTATTTTTAATAAATGGATTATCACACGATGCGTTGAAGCTTCGCGATTAACAGTTCTAATTTGTGAGGTTCGTCAATACTAATTGTCAATTTTGCTTTACCACTTTTGTTCCTAATCAAAGAAACTTCATTTCCTAGTTGTTCTGACAATTTTTCTGACAAATTAACCGCTTCTTGATCGATGATTTTTTCATCTGTTTTTGTTGGCGGTTGAAGAGTTTTTTTGACCAGTTGTTCCGTTTGTCTCACTGTTAGTTGTTTCTTGACGGCATGTAGAGCCAATTCTACTTGCTGCTTACCGTCGATGGCTAAAAGCGCTCGAGCATGGCCCATGTCCAGCAATCCATCAGAAACCAATTTTTTCACTTCATTTTCTAACTGATTTAAACGCAATAGGTTACTCACAGCCGTTCGTGATTTACCTATTACTTCAGCAATTTGTTGATGCGATAGTTCAAATTTAGTGCGTAAGCTTTCTAAGGCATGCGCTTCTTCTACTGCATTTAGGTTTTCACGTTGAATATTCTCGATTAACGCCATGGCGATGGCGGCTTTATCTTGAACACGCTTAACCACACAAGGAACTTGAGTTAACCCAGCAAGTTTTGCTGCGCGCCAACGTCGTTCACCGGCAATAATTTCATATTTTCTGTTATCCACTTGACGAACAACAATCGGCTGGATAATACCTTGTGAACGAATAGAAGCACTTAATTCAGTTAATGCTTCTTCGTCCATGTCTGTTCGAGGCTGATAAACACCAGGTTGGAGTTGTTCAACAGCGATATCTTGCATGTCTCCGCTATTTGACGCATGGACAGGTTTTGTATCCACCGTTGGAGCACTTTTTTCTCTTGCGATTGCACTGGTTGATAACAGTGCATCTAATCCTTTACCTAAACCGCGCTTTGACATTAATTTTATTCCTCAGAAATAGTTTTAGGCTGTAACTTCATCACGGCGCAACATCTCGCCCGCAAGGGCTAAATAAGCTTTTGCTCCAGCAGAATGCTTATCATAATACATTGCTGGTTTACCGTGGCTCGGTGCTTCAGCTAAACGTACATTTCTAGGTATCACTGTACGATAAACTTTAGTGCCGAAATGTTGCTTTAATTGATCGGAAACCTCATTTGAGAGACGGTTTCGAGGATCGAACATTGTGCGCAACAACCCTTCTATTTTTAAGTTTTCATTCACAACTGCAGCTAACTTGCTGATGGTATCCATCAATGCGGTTAATCCTTCAAGGGCGAAATACTCGCACTGCATAGGCACTAACACTGAATCGGACGCCGCCATTGCATTAATGGTCAGCAGGTTTAATGACGGTGGGCAATCAATAAAAATAAAGTCATAGTTGTCTCGGACACTGGCCAAGGCGTTCTTTAGCCTCACCTCACGAGCAAATACTTCCATTAGTTTGATTTCTGCCGCAGTCACATCTCCGTTTGCTGCAATTAAATCGTAGCCACCGGTTGGTGAGCGTGTTACCACCTCTGCAAAAGGGGTTTCTTCTACCAACAAGTCATAAGCTGTCGTTTCGATTTGATACTTATCCACTCCGCTTGCCATAGTGGCATTGCCTTGAGGATCGAGATCAATAACTAAAACGTTGCGTTGAGTTGCGGCCATTGAGGCAGCTAAGTTAACGCAGGTTGTGGTTTTGCCTACACCACCTTTTTGATTGGCAATCGATATTATTTTTCCCACGCTCAAACTCTTCTCTGATCTTGGTCTTGTAAGACTACAAGATGTCGCTCACCATCGAGCTCAGGTACTGTCAAAGGTTTGACGCTGATCACGTTACACCAATCAGGCAGTTGATCGATTTCTTGTTGCGAAGCTTGCCCTTTTAAGGCCATAAACACGCCAGATTGGTCTTTGGGCAAATGACGACACCAAGTCACCATGTCAGTCATTGAAGCAAATGCTCGACTTAATACTGCATCAAACTTCTGCTGTGGCTGAAACTCTTCAACTCGGCTAAGAACGGTTGTTACATTTGTAATTTTAAGTTCGTGCAATACTTGTTTGATAAAGCGAATACGCTTACCAAGACTATCTAACAAGAAAAATTCGCAATCGGGATTCATAATTGCCAATGGAACACCGGGTAAACCAGGGCCTGTCCCCACATCAATAAATCGTTGCCCCTGTAAGTGAGGAGAAACCACAATACTGTCCATAATATGCTTAATTAACATATCCTGTGGATTGCGTACTGACGTTAAGTTGTAGGCTTTATTCCATTTGTTCAATAGTTCCACATAGCCGACTAATTGATCAATTTGTTTTGGTGAAACCGTCAATTCTGTTTTTGCAATAAGTAATTCGAGTTGTTGATGTAAACTCATTTTGCATTTTCCTCGCCTTTCTTCAACAAACCTTGTTTTTTTAAACACACTAACAAAATTGAGATGGCCGCTGGTGTAATACCTGATATGCGAGAGGCAATACCAATGGTTTCAGGCTTAGTATCACTCAGCTTAGCCACCACTTCATTGGATAGGCCAGACACAGTGGTATAATCAAAATCCACTGGTATTTGAGTATTTTCGTGACGCATAGATTTAGCGATCTCATCTTGTTGACGCTGAATATAGCCTTCGTACTTCACTTGAATTTCCACTTGTTCAGAAGCTTGTTGATCCTCAAGAGCCGGAGCAAACGTTTCTAGCTCTGTCAGTTTTTGATAAGTGAGTTCAGGTCTACGCAAAAGATCTTCACCGCTGGCTTCTCGGGTCAACGGTGTTTTTAACAAGTTATTGAGCTCAGCCACGCCTTCTGATTTTGGATTAACCCAAATGCTGGCGATTCGTTGACGCTCAATTTGCATGCTTTCCATTTTTTGGTTGAATCGCGCCCAGCGCTGTTCAGAAATCAAACCCAGTTGATGGGCTTTTTCTGTTAAGCGAATATCGGCGTTGTCTTCACGAAGCAACAAGCGATATTCCGCACGAGAGGTAAACATGCGATACGGTTCTTTGGTGCCCATGGTTGATAGGTCATCAATCAATACCCCCATGTAAGCCTGATCACGACGCGGTGACCAACCTTCTTTTTCTTGAGAATACAAACTGGCGTTCAAACCGGCCATTAGACCTTGAGCTGCGGCTTCTTCGTAACCGGTCGTACCATTGATTTGCCCAGCTAAGAACAAGCCTTGAATAAATTTTGTCTCATAAGTGTGCTTCAAATCTCTAGGATCAAAGAAATCATATTCAATGGCGTAACCAGGACGAACAATGTGCGCATTTTCAAAGCCTTTCATGGAACGAACGATCTGCACTTGCACATCAAATGGCAAGCTGGTTGAGATTCCGTTTGGATACAGTTCGTGAGTACTTAGCCCTTCTGGCTCAATGAAAATTTGATGACTGTTTTTATCGGCAAAGCGCATGACTTTGTCTTCGATAGATGGACAGTATCTAGGACCAATGCCTTCTATAACCCCAGCATACATAGGGCTGCGGTCTAAATTATTGCGAATCACTTCATGGGTTGCTTCATTGGTGTGCGTGATATAGCAAGGCACTTGTTGTGGCTGTTGGCTACGATTTCCCATAAACGAGAATACGGGTGTGGGATTATCACCGTGCTGTACATCTAGCTGACTAAAATCGACGCTGCGAGCATCAATTCTTGGTGGTGTTCCTGTTTTTAGTCGATCCACACGGAATGGAAGATCACGTAATCGTTGCGCTAGGGCGATCGAAGAAGGATCGCCTGTACGGCCTCCTGAGGCACTTTCCATTCCAATATGGATCTTGCCACCTAAAAACGTACCTACCGTCAGTACTACGGCTTTGGCTTCGAATTTGAGGCCCATTTGTGTGATAACACCCTTAACTTGATCGTTGTGTACGATCAGATCATCCACGGATTGTTGAAACAAGGTGAGATTGGGGGTGTTTTCTAATTCTGATCTTACAAATGCTTTGTATAACGCTCGATCCGCCTGAGCACGAGTGGCTCGTACCGCTGGACCTTTTGAAGCATTGAGAGTTCTAAATTGAATGCCAGCGTGATCAATGGCGCGAGCCATCAGTCCACCCATAGCATCCACTTCTTTCACGAGATGGCCTTTGCCAATACCACCAATGGCGGGATTACAAGACATTTGACCTAAAGTATCAATATTGTGAGTCAACAGAAGTGTCTTTTGGCCTGTTCTAGCCGCTGATAGTGCCGCTTCAGTACCAGCATGACCACCACCAACGATGATGACATCAAATTTTTCGTGATAAAGCATGAGTTGACCTCGAATATCGCATTCGTGAAATGAGTGAACAAAAAGGAGGCATATTCTACCTTCTTTCTGATCATTAGAAAATTGCTTTTAATTTTTTACACAATTTCCCTTCGCTTAAATATATATAAGATCTTTATATAGATCTTTTATTAGATCTATTATTAAGCAAGAGATCCATTGTGGATAACTGGTATTTGATCAATAAGATCAAGGGGTTTTAGAGGATCACTTGTTGTGATCTCAACGGGATCTTACTCTGTATTAACTGGGATCAAAATAGGCACTTATGCACAGGGGTAGGGATCGCACTAAGTTGTTATAGGGATAACTATAGGTTGATCACTGAATACCTATGTAGTTATCCACAGAAAATAATTGTATTGGCTGGTTGTTTTATAAGCAAATGGAAGGAAAAAACAAAAGCCGTTGTGCTTTTTAGGGCAGCAACGGCTTTAAATGGGAGATGATTGGAGGGATTAAAAGAGGTCTTTATGGTCTTCAAACCAATCTTCAACGGCTTCTTCTGGTACTGGGTGACGCAATACATCGATAGTTAAGCACTCAGATAATGCGGTTGCACCTATCTCTTCTAGCAGTTCATGGCAGTGCAGACCTGCGCCACAAAAGGTATCGTAACTGGAGTCACCAATGGCGATAACCATGTAGTTTAGTGCTTTGGTATTAGGGGGAGTTTGCTGTAATTGAGCAATAAAAGGTTGGATGTTATCGGGATAGTCACCCGCTCCATGAGTGGAGGTAACGATCAGCCAAGTCCCTTCGGTTGGGATTTCTTGTAGGTTCGGTTGGTTATGAATCGAGGTATCTATTCCCATTTCTTGGAATAAATCATTGAGATGATCGGCCACATATTCAGCACCACCTAGCGTACTGCCAGTGATCAATTGAATGCTAGACATAGTTATTTCCCTATACAGAATGATGAAAAGATGCGACCCAGGAGGTCATCCGAGTTGAACTCTCCTGTGATCTCATTGAGGTGTTGCTGAGTAATTCTAAGTTCTTCCGCTAGAATTTCACCTGCCAAATAACCCTCTAATTGCTGTTGGCCTATGCTCAGGTGTTGGGCGGCTTTATCCAGTGCATCTAAGTGTCTACGGCGAGCCATAAAGCCTCCCTCGGTGTTACCAGAGAAGCCCATGCACTCTTTAAGGTGTGTGCGTAGTGCATCGATACCTTGGCCTGTCTTGGCACTGAGACGAATTAATGTCGGATCATTAACGTGACAAATACCAAGGGATTCTTTGGTTTGATCGACTTTGTTGCGAATGACCGTCATTCCCATGTTATCGGGCAGTCGATCAACAAAATCTGGCCAAATTTGTTGAGGGTCAGTGGCGTCTGTTGTGGTGCCATCAACCATAAATAATACTCGGTCGGCTTGCTCAATTTCTTCCCAAGCGCGCTCAATACCAATTTTTTCTACTTCATCAGACGCTTCTCTTAACCCCGCGGTATCTATGATGTGCAGTGGCATGCCTTCTATGTGCACATGCTCTCTAAGGACGTCTCGGGTAGTGCCTGCTATGTCGGTGACTATGGCTGAGTCTTTACCTGAAAGGGCATTGAGTAGGCTAGATTTGCCTGCGTTAGGACGACCGGCAATCACCACCTTCATGCCTTCACGCATAATGGAGCCTTGCTTTGCCTGTGCTCGCACTGCTTCAAGGTTGTTGATGATAGTTTGTAAGTCAGTACTTACTTTACCATCAGCTAAAAAGTCGATTTCTTCTTCTGGAAAATCGATAGCCGCTTCAACATAAATACGCAGATGAATTAACGACTCTACAAGGGTGGTAATGCGTTTTGAAAATTCCCCCTGCAGTGATTGCAATGCCGATTTAGCCGCTTCTTCTGAGCTGGCATCAATTAAATCGGCGATGGCTTCGGCTTGGGTTAAATCCATCTTATCGTTTAAGAAGGCGCGCTCAGAAAACTCTCCGGGGCGAGCTGGACGAATGTTAGGAATAGATAGGATACGTTTGATGAGCATATCCATAACCACCGGGCCACCGTGACCTTGCAGCTCTAATACGTCTTCACCAGTGAATGAGTTAGGGTTTGGAAAGTACAGCGCTATGCCTTGATCGAGCTGTACGCCTGCATCGTCAACAAACGGCAGGTATTCCGCTTTTCTTGGTTGCAGTTCTCGTCCAACTACTAACTTTGCCACTTGATTAGCTTGTGGGCCCGAAACTCGAATTATGCCGACTCCGCCACGTCCTGGCGCTGTGGCTTGAGCCACGATGGTATCGTTAGTCATGTTCGTCTCAATTGGAATAATTAGGTAAATTGTATACAGATACCCATAGTAGTAAATAAAAAGGCGACCCTAAGGTCGCCTTCTGTTGATTAATATAGGCTAACTTAAGCTCTATTTCTTAGAGTGTAAGCCTTTTTTCTCTAGACCTCGGTAGATCAACGTTTGCTGAATCAGCGTAACAACGTTTGATACCAACCAGTATAGAACTAGACCGGATGGGAACCAAAGGAAGAAGAAAGTAAACATAACCGGCATAAAGGTCATGATCTTCTGCTGCATTGGATCCGTTACCGTAGTCGGACTCATTCTCTGAATCATAAACATACTTGCACCCATTAATAGAGGCAGGATGTAGTACGGGTCTTGTGCTGAAAGGTCAGTGATCCAACCGAAGAACGGTGAGTGACGCAATTCAACAGATTCCATCAATGCCCAGTATAGGGAGATGAAGATAGGCATTTGCAGAATAAGAGGTAAACAGCCACCAAGTGGGTTCACTTTCTCTTCTTTATACAGTGCCATCATCTCTTGGCTCATACGCTGACGGTCATCGCCGATACGTTCACGCATTGCAGCCAGTTTTGGTTGCAGCATGCGCATTTTAGCCATTGAGGTGTACTGAGCTTTAGTCAGTGGGTACATAGCACCACGAACGATGAAGGTGAGCACCATGATTGCTAGACCCCAGTTAATCACTACGCTTTGAATCATAGAGAGTAACCAGTGAAGTGGTTTAGCGATGAACCATAGCCAACCGTAGTCCACAACAAGTTCAAGGTTTGGAGCGACTGCAGCCATTTCTTTTTGCAGTTTAGGACCAACCCAAAGTGTTGCTTTCATTTCACCTGTGTCACCGTTGGCGATGGTTTTATTCGGCATGCGAACACCCATGTCACCAAGGTTACCAACAACGCGAGAGTAAAGGTTTGCACCTTTTGCATCACGAGGAATCCATGCAGAAGCAAAGTAGTGCTGAAGCATAGCAACCCAACCTTCACCATTAGTTAGGTTTTGTTGTAGGTTGCGGTCTTGCATGTTGTCAAAGCTGTACTTCTTATAGCGAGTAGACTCAGTTGAGTAAGCACCACCACGATAAGTAGGCATGGTCAGGCTACCGCCAGAATCTTTTACGCTCTCACGTAGGTGAGCATACATACCAACGGTAGCATTTGCGCCCGAGTTGTTTGCTATATCGTACATAACGTCAATAGCGTAGCTACCACGTTTTAGAACGAAGGTTTTGGTGTACTGAATACCGTTAGCTGTGTACGTCATAGGTACACGCAATTCATCTTGACCATCAGCTATAGTGAAGCTTTTCGCATCCACTGTGTATTGTGGGCGAGAGTTGCTGCTTAGGTCGATCCCTTGAGGACCAATCAGACCACTTTGCGCAATGTATTGGTCATTGCCATTTTTGCTCAAAAGAGTGAAGCGTTCTTCTGAACCAAAGTCTTTAGCGTAGTTATTTAGTTTTGCGGAAACTACATCACCACCGACAGCATCGATAGACAGAGTAAGTACGTCTGTTTTAACGGATACAATATTTGCCTTCTGGTGCGATTCTGGAGCAGGATCTGCCATTTCATCCGTAAATGAAGGAGCTGGCAATGTACTATTACTTGCAGTACTTGATTGTGCCTGGTTAGTCGCAGGAGCTACTGGGTTTTGATCGGTTTGCCATTGTTTAAATAGCAAGAACGAAACCATAGCTAATGCGATAAACAGAATATTACGTTGAGAACCCATCGTTATTTATCTCTGTTTGTTGTGTTATTAGGTGGTACAGGGTCGTATCCGCCATCATTATAAGGGTGGCATTTTAATAGACGTTTGCCCGATAACCAACACCCTTTTACAAATCCGTGACTTTTTAATGCCAAGATTGCGTATTCGGAGCAGGTTGGGGTAAAACGACAACGTGGTCCGATGAACGGACTGATGCCAACTCTGTATAGGTAAACTAGACCTACCGCTATCCACGCGAGGGGCGAGAAAGTTTTTGCCATAGTTTATCAAAGAGTTTAAACATATCATCATTGCTTAATTCTTGGGCACTTTTCTTTGCGATAACAACAAAATCTTTGTTAGCAAGTTTATGCTGATTAAGACGGAAGCTTTCTCGTGCAATTCTCTTGAACCTATTACGGCCAACAGCAGTTTTAATCTGTTTTTTAGGAACAGCTAATCCGAGTCTAGGATGTGACAGAGAGTTTTTACGAGCGATGATTGTAAAATGAGGGGAACCAGCTCTGTGAGCTTTTTCAAAGACGTTTTGATAATGCTCGGGAGTTAACAGACGTAACTCCCGATTGAACGCGTACGTAGTCAAAATAATCGCGAATTATTTTGAAAGGCGCGCACGGCCTTTTGCACGACGTGCATTAATAACTTTACGACCGTTCTTAGTAGCCATACGAGCACGGAAACCGTGAGTACGTTTACGCTTTAGAACTGAAGGTTGAAAAGTGCGTTTAGACATGGTTATTACCTTTACTGATCAGTAGTTTTTAGGTTCTTGTTAAACCCGACGTGGGCTATAAAATCTCTCTCTATATAAGAGGGATACCGACGTCTCTCAACAAAGAGGCGGAATTGTAATCACTGTCCTTAAAATAGTCAATGATTGGTTTAACTCAAAAGCAAGTTATCTGTTATCTCATTCTATAAAATAGAGGCTATAAACAGCACTTGCTCTGAAATTCCGGTCGACGGATTATACTTGTAATAAAACAAATCACAAGGATCTTATTAGATCCCCACTTGATTTAAAAACTTTTTCAAGCGAGGATCTTGCGGATTACCAAAGATATCCTCAGGTTTTCCTTGTTCTACGATATTGCCTTCTGCCATAAAGATCACGCGATCGGCGACTTCTCTAGCAAATTGCATTTCGTGAGTGACCACCAGCATGGTTTGATGCTGAGCGGCTAATTTCTTCATTAAACTCAATACTTCTCCTACCCATTCAGGGTCAAGAGCTGAGGTGGGTTCATCAAATAATAGCAGTTCTGGCTTAAGTGCCATAGCTCGGCCAATACCAACACGTTGCTGCTGACCGCCTGATAGCGAGGCTGGGTAGCTGTCGCCTTTATCGCTTAAGCCAATATCATCTAATATTTGTTGTGCTTTTTGTAGCGCTTGTTCTTTTTTCCAGCCTTGAACTGTGATTAGGCCCTCTGCGATATTTTGTCGTGCTGTCATGTGGGCAAATAAGGCATAGTTTTGGAATACGAAGCCTGTTTTGCGTCTTAATGCTAACTCTTCTGCTTTAGTGTACTTCTCACAGTTAACATAAGTGTCGTCAATGCTGATTTGTCCTTGTTCGGCACGCTCTAAAAAGTTGACACAGCGTAATAATGTGGACTTGCCTGTGCCACTAGAGCCGATAATAACGATGATTTCACCTTTATTAATATCGATATCGATACCTTTTAGGATTTCACTATCAGCAAAACGTTTATGGATATTTTTAAGTTTAATCATCTTTCGTAGGCCTTATTCAATCTTTTTTCTGCCCAAATTTGTACTCGGGTAAGTACGATAACGACCGCCCAGTAAATA from Vibrio rarus includes the following:
- a CDS encoding amino acid ABC transporter ATP-binding protein, coding for MIKLKNIHKRFADSEILKGIDIDINKGEIIVIIGSSGTGKSTLLRCVNFLERAEQGQISIDDTYVNCEKYTKAEELALRRKTGFVFQNYALFAHMTARQNIAEGLITVQGWKKEQALQKAQQILDDIGLSDKGDSYPASLSGGQQQRVGIGRAMALKPELLLFDEPTSALDPEWVGEVLSLMKKLAAQHQTMLVVTHEMQFAREVADRVIFMAEGNIVEQGKPEDIFGNPQDPRLKKFLNQVGI